One genomic window of Acidimicrobiales bacterium includes the following:
- a CDS encoding DUF3565 domain-containing protein, which yields MERAITGFHQDDARDWVAELSCGHNQHVRHKPPFQLRPWVVEASGREERLGSPLECPLCDRGEPPGSR from the coding sequence GTGGAAAGAGCGATCACCGGGTTCCACCAGGACGACGCCCGCGACTGGGTCGCCGAGCTTTCGTGCGGCCACAACCAGCATGTGCGTCACAAGCCCCCCTTCCAACTCCGTCCGTGGGTCGTCGAGGCGAGTGGCCGCGAGGAGCGGTTGGGAAGCCCTCTCGAGTGCCCGCTGTGTGACCGGGGCGAGCCACCGGGGTCCCGTTGA
- a CDS encoding GH92 family glycosyl hydrolase has translation MRKHLRKRGAAATLVVLGWLLASLLSPTYAATPRSDSAQPPGDPAALVNPFVGTGSGPGQIGPIDTFPGADVPFGMLQWSPETTPNRPFGGGYAYGDGTTIGFSLTHLSGPGCPVFGDVPIMPVPGVPTSPGQATATIRPGSEVAAPGSYSATLEPGTQVSLAVTQRTGIARFAFPSGPSASVLFKVAASQFPSQAAAVTSIGDRTVIGSVGDGAFCLSPSHYTVYFAAEFSRPFSGSGQWVTNGMVPTSLTVPGQAPGDRGEFVTFDTSGSRTVSLKVGVSFTSVAEAEKNLQTEDPGWDLGAVASRAHQAWDDQLDRIGVAGGTPRQQSVFYTALYHSLLHPNVFSDADGSYIGFDGLVHNAGRRVQYANFSGWDIYRTQFPLISLLDPGVTSDMVSSLLADAEQGGWLPKWPVAASYTSTQDGDSADVLIAEADTFGAKNFDAAAALAAMVKGATSSGAGQGWYVERKDLLSYETLGYVPTLMGNPQGGGVPVTETYWGSSQTLEYSNDDFAISRFAAAHGSVAVASEFQNRAANWQKVFDPSFGTMAARSPDGSFPAGPDTYEPYPTYGQPGFEEGSGSQYTWMVPFDLGQLADAFGGTRAAIAALDTHVASLESGPQSDQLWVGNEVGLGTPWEFDAFGEPWRTAQLVHQIATTYYTDTPAGEPGNDDLGTMSAWYVWAALGMYPLDPAAGTVVLTAPMFDSATLHVGGRTLRIAAPGASEGQRYVSSLAIDGADHAAPWVPAATLQEGGTWVYSLSGSAASAWGTDGSLAPPSYTIGAAPALGFTTPSGQISVPVGKATPIDLSVRSLDTAVGGVSWSSFTDAGVAVTPANGRLQLSTAPGSTVSVPVYVRELVPGPHRLTFTFTTESGTRLPSVVVDVEVQP, from the coding sequence ATGCGGAAGCATCTGCGTAAGCGCGGTGCCGCCGCGACTTTGGTCGTCTTGGGGTGGCTGCTCGCGTCCCTTCTGTCTCCCACGTACGCCGCGACGCCCCGGTCCGACTCCGCCCAGCCTCCGGGTGATCCGGCCGCCCTCGTCAATCCTTTCGTTGGGACTGGTTCCGGGCCTGGCCAGATCGGGCCGATTGACACGTTCCCCGGCGCCGACGTGCCGTTCGGAATGCTGCAGTGGAGCCCGGAGACCACCCCGAACCGACCCTTCGGAGGCGGCTACGCGTATGGGGACGGCACCACCATCGGATTCAGTCTCACGCATCTGTCGGGCCCCGGTTGCCCGGTGTTCGGCGACGTTCCGATCATGCCCGTTCCGGGAGTCCCGACCTCGCCCGGTCAAGCGACCGCCACAATCCGACCCGGCAGCGAGGTGGCCGCCCCCGGCTCCTACTCCGCCACGCTCGAGCCGGGCACACAGGTATCACTTGCAGTGACCCAGCGAACGGGAATCGCCCGCTTCGCCTTTCCTTCGGGGCCCTCCGCCAGCGTGCTGTTCAAGGTGGCCGCGAGCCAGTTCCCTTCTCAGGCCGCGGCTGTCACGAGCATCGGTGATCGGACCGTTATCGGTTCGGTCGGAGACGGGGCCTTCTGCCTATCGCCCAGCCACTACACCGTGTACTTCGCGGCCGAGTTCTCCCGGCCGTTCAGCGGGTCGGGCCAGTGGGTCACCAACGGCATGGTGCCCACCTCTCTCACTGTCCCAGGTCAGGCTCCTGGTGACCGCGGCGAGTTCGTAACGTTCGACACATCCGGGTCGCGGACGGTGAGCTTGAAGGTGGGCGTGTCGTTCACGAGCGTTGCCGAGGCGGAGAAGAACCTTCAGACCGAAGACCCCGGTTGGGACCTCGGCGCTGTAGCCAGTAGGGCTCACCAGGCGTGGGACGACCAACTGGACCGGATCGGTGTCGCCGGCGGGACACCCCGGCAACAGTCCGTGTTTTACACCGCCCTCTACCACTCGCTGCTCCACCCGAACGTGTTCTCCGACGCCGACGGCAGCTACATCGGTTTCGACGGATTGGTACACAACGCCGGCAGGCGAGTCCAGTACGCCAACTTCTCCGGGTGGGACATCTACCGCACCCAGTTCCCCCTGATCTCTCTCCTGGACCCGGGCGTGACATCGGATATGGTCTCCTCGCTGCTTGCTGACGCTGAGCAGGGCGGGTGGTTGCCGAAATGGCCAGTGGCGGCGAGCTACACGTCGACCCAGGACGGCGACTCTGCAGACGTGCTCATCGCCGAGGCGGACACCTTCGGAGCCAAGAACTTCGACGCCGCCGCGGCCCTCGCAGCCATGGTGAAGGGGGCAACCTCGTCGGGAGCGGGCCAGGGATGGTACGTGGAACGAAAGGACCTGCTGAGCTACGAGACGCTCGGCTACGTACCCACCCTCATGGGCAACCCGCAGGGCGGTGGTGTGCCCGTCACCGAGACCTACTGGGGGAGCTCCCAGACCCTCGAGTACTCAAACGACGACTTCGCCATTTCGCGTTTCGCCGCGGCCCATGGGTCCGTGGCGGTCGCGAGCGAATTCCAGAACCGGGCGGCCAACTGGCAGAAGGTGTTCGATCCCTCATTCGGCACCATGGCGGCTCGGTCGCCGGACGGATCATTCCCTGCCGGACCGGACACATACGAGCCTTACCCGACTTACGGCCAGCCCGGTTTCGAAGAAGGTTCCGGCAGCCAGTACACCTGGATGGTGCCCTTCGACCTAGGGCAGCTGGCGGACGCCTTCGGCGGTACCCGTGCCGCGATCGCCGCCCTGGACACCCACGTAGCTTCGCTCGAGTCCGGCCCCCAATCCGACCAACTGTGGGTGGGCAACGAGGTTGGCCTCGGCACTCCCTGGGAGTTCGACGCGTTCGGGGAACCATGGCGTACCGCCCAATTAGTCCACCAAATCGCCACGACTTACTACACGGACACTCCCGCCGGCGAGCCGGGCAACGACGACCTCGGGACCATGTCGGCCTGGTACGTCTGGGCCGCTCTCGGGATGTACCCGCTAGACCCAGCCGCGGGCACCGTCGTACTGACCGCACCGATGTTCGACTCGGCCACGCTCCATGTCGGCGGCCGGACCTTGCGAATCGCAGCTCCCGGGGCGTCCGAAGGGCAGAGGTACGTATCGTCGCTCGCGATCGACGGCGCGGATCACGCCGCTCCGTGGGTGCCCGCCGCGACCCTGCAGGAGGGCGGCACCTGGGTGTACTCGCTCAGCGGATCGGCCGCCTCGGCTTGGGGTACCGACGGCTCGCTGGCGCCACCCTCGTACACGATCGGCGCGGCCCCTGCACTTGGATTCACGACGCCGTCAGGGCAGATCTCCGTTCCGGTCGGGAAAGCGACGCCGATCGACCTGTCGGTGCGAAGCCTCGACACCGCGGTCGGAGGCGTTAGCTGGTCCTCGTTCACCGATGCCGGCGTGGCGGTCACCCCCGCGAACGGGCGACTGCAATTGTCCACTGCTCCGGGGTCGACGGTTAGTGTGCCCGTGTATGTGAGGGAGCTGGTTCCTGGTCCGCACCGCTTGACGTTCACCTTCACAACTGAGTCGGGTACCCGGCTACCTTCGGTCGTTGTCGATGTCGAAGTGCAGCCCTGA
- a CDS encoding pyridoxal-dependent decarboxylase — translation MGNPMFEPDPKLVSMVFEYCRWRLSLDPVPLDLPGDKRILDEALSGLIGAEPRDPEEVFRVFTDTLAPAVLSADSPRFLAFIPAAPTKASLLFDMVVSCSSLQGTSWLEASGAIAAENQALRLLADLAGLPEEAGGCFVSGGSAANLSGLVVAREVARHKLGRDRNRTLRIAVSDQAHSSATKALMVTGMEALVVPTEHYRLTGDVLEAALAADPDPTSVIGVVATAGTTNAGIIDDLESVGRFANDRDLWFHVDAAYGGAALFAPSARSRFAGIERADSLVIDPHKWLFAPFDCGALIYRKPHLARAVHTQNASYLDVVHTGAPDEWNPSDYAYHLTRRARGLALWFSLSVNGTDAYSDAVESSLRIARETADLIETKSHLQLLHQPPLSVVLYRRNGWSPEDYDRWSAQLVADQVGLVTPTKWQGETLARLAFLHPHTTLAMVDEVLESMK, via the coding sequence GTGGGAAACCCGATGTTCGAGCCTGATCCGAAGCTCGTCTCCATGGTGTTCGAGTACTGCCGCTGGCGGTTGTCTCTCGACCCGGTCCCGCTCGACCTCCCCGGTGACAAGAGGATTCTCGACGAGGCGTTGTCGGGACTGATCGGCGCAGAACCACGGGATCCCGAAGAAGTCTTCCGCGTGTTCACCGACACCCTCGCCCCCGCGGTTCTCTCCGCCGACAGCCCGCGGTTTCTCGCCTTCATCCCGGCCGCTCCGACCAAGGCCTCTTTGCTATTCGACATGGTCGTGTCCTGCTCGTCTCTCCAGGGGACGTCCTGGCTCGAGGCCTCTGGCGCCATCGCAGCAGAGAACCAGGCCCTGAGACTCCTTGCCGACCTTGCCGGTCTTCCCGAGGAGGCTGGTGGATGCTTCGTCTCAGGTGGCAGCGCCGCCAACCTGTCCGGCTTGGTCGTCGCGAGAGAAGTAGCGCGGCACAAGCTCGGACGCGACAGGAACCGGACCTTGCGAATCGCGGTGAGCGACCAGGCACACTCGTCGGCGACGAAAGCGCTAATGGTCACAGGCATGGAAGCACTCGTTGTGCCGACCGAGCATTATCGCTTGACCGGTGACGTACTTGAAGCTGCGCTCGCTGCCGACCCTGACCCAACCAGCGTGATCGGAGTCGTAGCGACAGCCGGCACCACCAATGCCGGAATTATCGACGACCTCGAATCCGTGGGGCGATTCGCCAACGACCGGGACCTCTGGTTCCACGTAGACGCCGCCTACGGCGGGGCGGCACTTTTCGCCCCCTCGGCGCGCAGCCGGTTCGCGGGGATCGAAAGGGCCGATTCGCTGGTCATCGATCCTCACAAGTGGTTATTCGCGCCGTTCGACTGTGGAGCGTTGATCTACCGGAAGCCCCACCTGGCACGGGCGGTGCACACCCAGAACGCCAGCTACCTGGACGTGGTTCACACCGGCGCGCCGGACGAATGGAACCCGAGCGATTACGCATACCACTTGACCCGGCGGGCCCGGGGGCTGGCGCTGTGGTTCTCACTCAGCGTCAACGGCACGGACGCTTACAGTGACGCTGTGGAGAGTTCCTTGCGCATTGCGCGCGAAACAGCCGACCTAATAGAGACAAAAAGTCACCTTCAACTCCTTCACCAACCACCGCTTTCCGTGGTGCTCTATAGGCGTAATGGGTGGTCACCCGAGGACTATGACCGGTGGTCGGCACAGCTGGTCGCCGACCAGGTCGGTCTCGTCACGCCGACCAAGTGGCAAGGAGAAACCCTTGCTAGGCTTGCGTTTCTTCATCCTCACACCACATTGGCCATGGTGGACGAAGTCCTCGAATCGATGAAATAG